In Labilithrix sp., a genomic segment contains:
- a CDS encoding peptidoglycan DD-metalloendopeptidase family protein has translation MKRTLGIALVFLAQSALASGSHDLVPVNPPPAAPAASTQSTALALAALDRRIADLDAEEEVSKRELSELGTRIAEAHARTLLRGRAFYRLTRAGMLPVGGGFDALVTHALRVERARRSLATELTGEKKLRERGVSLSRGLERIARDRVALSSQRTAMDAARLAIEDENRRQMAFDRAFSTSSGSSEYVAVYGANGAAPPTAIGGFASSKGRLLFPLAGRSEVRPAKREGTDGPGLEIKATMNAPVRAVFGGRIAFADRYGPYGRLVIVDHGEHYYTVSGNLAAIEVKVGDEVSAGERLGTVGDEGRGPMLYFEIRHATQTMPPAVWLGL, from the coding sequence ATGAAGCGCACGCTCGGCATCGCCCTCGTCTTCCTGGCGCAGAGCGCGCTCGCGTCCGGCTCGCACGACCTCGTCCCGGTGAACCCGCCGCCCGCCGCGCCCGCGGCGTCGACGCAGTCGACCGCGCTCGCGCTCGCGGCGCTCGACCGGCGCATCGCGGACCTCGACGCGGAGGAGGAGGTGTCGAAGCGTGAGCTCTCCGAGCTCGGGACGCGCATCGCGGAGGCGCACGCGCGCACGCTCCTGCGTGGCCGCGCGTTCTATCGCCTCACCCGCGCCGGGATGCTGCCGGTGGGCGGCGGCTTCGACGCGCTCGTCACGCACGCGCTCCGCGTCGAGCGGGCGCGCCGATCGCTCGCGACGGAGCTCACGGGTGAGAAGAAGCTGCGCGAGCGCGGCGTCTCGCTGTCGCGCGGCCTCGAGCGCATCGCGCGCGATCGCGTCGCGCTCTCGAGCCAGCGCACGGCGATGGACGCGGCGCGGCTCGCGATCGAGGACGAGAACCGCCGGCAGATGGCGTTCGACCGCGCGTTCTCCACCTCGAGCGGCAGCTCGGAGTACGTGGCGGTGTACGGCGCGAACGGCGCGGCGCCGCCGACCGCGATCGGCGGCTTCGCGTCCTCCAAGGGCCGGCTCCTGTTCCCGCTCGCGGGGCGCTCCGAGGTCCGGCCCGCGAAGCGCGAGGGCACCGACGGACCCGGCCTCGAGATCAAGGCGACGATGAACGCCCCGGTGCGCGCGGTCTTCGGCGGGCGCATCGCCTTTGCAGATCGCTACGGTCCGTACGGCCGGCTCGTGATCGTCGATCACGGCGAGCACTACTACACGGTGAGCGGCAACCTCGCCGCGATCGAGGTGAAGGTGGGTGACGAGGTCTCGGCCGGCGAGCGCCTCGGCACGGTGGGCGATGAAGGCAGAGGTCCGATGCTCTACTTCGAGATCCGCCATGCGACGCAGACGATGCCGCCGGCGGTGTGGCTCGGCCTGTAG
- a CDS encoding 2-isopropylmalate synthase — protein MSDSASVGDRASALVFDWNELNRKGRILPANFSFFDETLRDGLQNPSVVDPGIEHKLKILHLMEDLGIHCADVGLPGSSKRAFDDVLRICKEVVDCKMNIKIACAGRTVVSDITPMIEVSQRAGIPVEVYAFIGSSPIRQYAEDWDVDLIAKRSADAIDVAVKDGLPVAYVTEDTTRSRPEVLTTLFRTAIDHGAKRLCLSDTVGHATPDGVKNLIQFTKNVIAGTGAEIGIDWHGHNDRGLALDNAIYAFEHGADRVHATGLGIGERVGNAQMELLLLNLKLLGQLDHDLTKLGDYCTTIAKAVKWDVPINYPLMGRDAFRTATGVHASAIIKSIAKGDTWLADRIYSGVPAGMIGRTQEICIGFMSGASNVSYWLAQRKIPSDETLVAEILKAAKAQDHIMTEEEVFAVITRVRGAAPTATASA, from the coding sequence ATGTCGGACTCTGCCAGCGTTGGCGATCGCGCCTCCGCCCTCGTCTTCGATTGGAACGAGCTGAATCGCAAAGGGCGCATTCTGCCCGCGAATTTCTCCTTCTTCGACGAGACCCTCCGCGACGGCCTCCAGAACCCGTCCGTCGTCGACCCGGGCATCGAGCACAAGCTCAAGATCCTCCACCTGATGGAGGACCTCGGGATCCACTGCGCCGACGTCGGCCTCCCGGGCTCGAGCAAGCGCGCGTTCGACGACGTCCTCCGCATCTGCAAGGAGGTCGTCGACTGCAAGATGAACATCAAGATCGCGTGCGCGGGACGCACGGTGGTCTCCGACATCACGCCGATGATCGAGGTCTCGCAGCGCGCGGGGATCCCGGTCGAGGTGTACGCGTTCATCGGCAGCTCGCCGATCCGCCAGTACGCCGAGGACTGGGACGTGGACCTGATCGCGAAGCGCAGCGCCGACGCGATCGACGTCGCGGTGAAGGACGGCCTCCCCGTCGCGTACGTCACGGAGGACACGACCCGCTCGCGCCCCGAGGTGCTCACCACGCTCTTCCGCACCGCGATCGATCACGGCGCCAAGCGCCTCTGCCTCTCCGACACGGTCGGCCACGCCACGCCCGACGGCGTGAAGAACCTCATTCAGTTCACGAAGAACGTCATCGCCGGCACCGGCGCGGAGATCGGCATCGACTGGCACGGCCACAACGACCGCGGTCTCGCGCTCGACAACGCGATCTACGCGTTCGAGCACGGCGCCGACCGCGTCCACGCGACCGGCCTCGGCATCGGCGAGCGCGTCGGCAACGCGCAGATGGAGCTCCTCCTCCTCAACTTGAAGCTGCTCGGCCAGCTCGATCACGACCTCACGAAGCTCGGCGACTACTGCACCACGATCGCGAAGGCGGTGAAGTGGGACGTCCCGATCAACTACCCGCTGATGGGCCGCGACGCGTTCCGCACCGCCACCGGCGTCCACGCCTCCGCGATCATCAAGTCGATCGCGAAGGGCGACACCTGGCTCGCGGACCGCATCTACAGCGGCGTCCCCGCGGGCATGATCGGCCGCACGCAGGAGATCTGCATCGGCTTCATGAGCGGCGCCTCCAACGTGAGCTACTGGCTCGCGCAGCGAAAGATCCCGAGCGACGAGACGCTCGTCGCCGAGATCCTCAAGGCCGCGAAGGCGCAAGACCACATCATGACGGAGGAGGAGGTCTTCGCCGTCATCACCCGCGTCCGCGGAGCAGCGCCCACCGCGACCGCGAGCGCGTAG
- a CDS encoding helix-turn-helix transcriptional regulator, translating into MRQLVPAPGAFICFGTEDARACADSSCVVDGVLRPVALDPSVRLTQAFGFETKSVVETTRRVYLATELYPDSERVKLPWFSAHASHGFKHALLFFLHEGGVLFGLAGLERREGEGEFTQADVEKLEALGPFVAAGARAQIAYDELSREAVALRAFSKVAGSLFVVDREKRKVIWAANRDRGIEWDADVQPIEDHIVDAAEQSLQARAKQEALPTPPRLPAGAVVAVAKVEGDPVFNNAKCAILRVEPQDKAAPIEGLSKREREIARLLVAGYSGVNVAAISGLSENTVRTYVRRLYQKLGVSNRADLVRKLMSPAESKASGSPSSVISPPPDSSLVDGDDTLD; encoded by the coding sequence ATGCGTCAGCTCGTTCCCGCGCCGGGGGCGTTCATCTGCTTCGGGACCGAAGACGCGCGCGCGTGCGCGGATTCTTCGTGCGTCGTCGACGGGGTGTTGCGGCCCGTCGCGCTCGATCCGAGCGTCCGCCTGACTCAGGCGTTCGGGTTCGAGACGAAGAGCGTGGTCGAGACGACGCGGCGCGTCTACCTCGCGACGGAGCTCTACCCCGACTCCGAGCGCGTGAAGCTCCCGTGGTTCTCCGCGCACGCGTCGCACGGCTTCAAGCACGCGCTCCTCTTCTTCCTCCACGAGGGCGGCGTCCTCTTCGGGCTCGCCGGCCTCGAGCGGCGCGAGGGCGAGGGCGAGTTCACGCAAGCCGACGTCGAGAAGCTCGAGGCGCTCGGTCCGTTCGTCGCCGCGGGCGCGCGCGCGCAGATCGCGTACGACGAGCTCTCGCGCGAGGCGGTCGCGCTGCGCGCGTTCAGCAAGGTCGCGGGCTCGCTCTTCGTCGTCGATCGCGAGAAGCGGAAGGTCATCTGGGCCGCGAACCGCGACCGCGGCATCGAGTGGGACGCCGACGTGCAGCCGATCGAGGACCACATCGTCGACGCGGCGGAGCAGTCGCTCCAGGCGCGCGCGAAGCAGGAGGCGCTCCCAACGCCGCCGCGCCTGCCCGCCGGCGCGGTCGTCGCGGTCGCGAAGGTCGAGGGCGATCCCGTCTTCAACAACGCGAAGTGCGCCATCCTCCGCGTCGAGCCGCAGGACAAGGCGGCGCCGATCGAGGGCCTCTCGAAGCGTGAGCGCGAGATCGCCCGCCTCCTCGTCGCCGGTTACAGCGGCGTGAACGTCGCCGCCATCTCGGGCCTCTCCGAGAACACGGTCCGCACCTACGTCCGCCGCCTCTACCAGAAGCTCGGCGTCTCGAACCGCGCGGATCTCGTGCGAAAGCTGATGTCGCCGGCCGAGTCCAAGGCCTCCGGCTCGCCGTCGTCGGTCATCTCCCCGCCGCCCGACTCCTCCCTCGTCGACGGCGACGACACGCTGGATTAG
- a CDS encoding ankyrin repeat domain-containing protein produces MPLTSRVRHRLQLGAAIFVSVGSVALVARIAKPRVRPPAPAPLVTYVPQTPLPPKPTPPPIAIGVSPAPSLSVAFDSALRDGDTKALDRLYTKSEPLGLALKAAAGYGKRASVEWVLEHGADVHVSEGDVDAPLLAADEHADVVALLLERGAEEPDLSVAAIAGAPNAVTRILAAKKTANPGDGTTPLFDAVTSTLATSENRRVIVEKLLAAGADPNAGEGGSGKTPLAAAVELCTGEDDGAAGLALVQMLVAKRATVTGEALWAAFELDEGPAKGKAFDALLAGKLEPGATAVALSHATGDQVPFVKKVASRGVVWNWQDGESGTTAPLVDAVERFDVPLVKALLESGAPADLHLKDGRSALGSAIDGYASSSAEAERIVELLLARGANVNRRLPDGRPPLFAAAEAGNTRMLKALLDAGANVNERVLDETALDAAERSANIQAARILDGRGGRRAPPRPDAE; encoded by the coding sequence ATGCCGCTGACTTCGCGCGTGCGTCATCGTCTTCAGCTCGGCGCTGCCATCTTCGTCTCCGTCGGTTCGGTCGCGCTCGTCGCGCGCATCGCCAAGCCGCGCGTGCGTCCGCCCGCGCCGGCGCCGCTCGTCACGTACGTGCCGCAGACGCCGCTACCGCCGAAGCCTACGCCGCCGCCGATCGCGATCGGCGTGAGCCCCGCGCCGTCGCTCAGCGTCGCGTTCGACAGCGCGCTCCGCGACGGCGACACGAAGGCGCTCGACCGCCTCTACACGAAGAGCGAGCCGCTCGGGCTCGCGCTGAAGGCGGCCGCCGGTTACGGCAAGCGCGCGAGCGTCGAGTGGGTCCTCGAGCACGGCGCCGACGTGCACGTCTCCGAGGGCGACGTCGACGCGCCGCTCCTCGCCGCCGACGAGCACGCCGACGTCGTCGCGCTGCTCCTCGAGCGCGGAGCGGAGGAGCCGGATCTCTCCGTCGCCGCGATCGCCGGCGCGCCGAACGCGGTCACGCGCATCCTCGCCGCGAAGAAGACGGCCAACCCCGGCGACGGGACGACGCCGCTCTTCGACGCGGTCACCTCCACCCTCGCGACGAGCGAGAACCGTCGCGTCATCGTCGAGAAGCTGCTCGCCGCGGGCGCGGACCCGAACGCGGGCGAGGGCGGGAGCGGGAAGACGCCGCTCGCCGCCGCGGTCGAGCTCTGCACCGGCGAGGACGACGGCGCGGCCGGTCTCGCGCTCGTGCAGATGCTCGTCGCCAAGCGCGCGACGGTGACGGGCGAGGCGCTCTGGGCGGCGTTCGAGCTCGACGAGGGCCCCGCGAAGGGCAAGGCCTTCGACGCGCTCCTCGCGGGCAAGCTCGAGCCGGGCGCGACCGCGGTCGCGCTCTCGCACGCGACGGGCGATCAGGTCCCCTTCGTGAAGAAGGTCGCTTCGCGCGGCGTCGTGTGGAACTGGCAGGACGGCGAGTCCGGCACCACCGCGCCGCTCGTCGACGCGGTCGAGCGCTTCGACGTCCCGCTCGTCAAGGCGCTGCTCGAGTCCGGCGCGCCGGCCGATCTCCATCTCAAGGACGGTCGCTCCGCGCTCGGGTCCGCGATCGACGGCTACGCGTCGAGCTCCGCCGAGGCGGAGCGCATCGTCGAGCTCCTCCTCGCGCGCGGCGCGAACGTGAACCGGCGCCTGCCGGACGGACGGCCGCCGCTCTTCGCCGCGGCGGAGGCCGGCAACACGCGGATGTTGAAGGCGCTCCTCGACGCGGGGGCGAACGTGAACGAGCGCGTCCTCGACGAGACCGCGCTCGACGCGGCGGAGCGGAGCGCGAACATCCAGGCCGCGCGCATCCTCGACGGCCGCGGCGGACGCCGCGCGCCACCGCGCCCCGACGCCGAATGA
- a CDS encoding GNAT family N-acetyltransferase has protein sequence MTLRLVPTTLDHVPHVMTWVNDREVMQYFALRQEHISEDEERAFLTKLLAARNGRVFLVVRRSMQGGGRGAAMLTALIERAFGELDLHKLWLIVRKDNRRAQAMYLRAGFELEGVLKDEYCVNGRYFDMVRMGVVRDSSPSCSSASAS, from the coding sequence ATGACGCTCCGCCTCGTCCCGACCACGCTCGATCACGTCCCGCACGTCATGACGTGGGTCAACGATCGCGAGGTCATGCAGTACTTCGCGCTGCGCCAGGAGCACATCTCCGAGGACGAGGAGCGCGCCTTCCTGACGAAGCTCCTCGCGGCGCGGAACGGCCGCGTCTTCCTCGTCGTTCGGAGGTCGATGCAGGGCGGCGGGCGCGGGGCGGCGATGCTCACCGCGTTGATCGAGCGCGCGTTCGGCGAGCTCGACCTCCACAAGCTCTGGCTCATCGTGCGGAAGGACAACCGCCGCGCGCAGGCGATGTACCTCCGCGCCGGCTTCGAGCTCGAGGGTGTCCTCAAGGACGAGTACTGCGTGAACGGGCGCTACTTCGACATGGTGCGCATGGGCGTCGTGCGTGACTCGTCGCCGAGCTGCTCGAGCGCGTCCGCGAGCTGA
- a CDS encoding NTP transferase domain-containing protein: MLADAGEGPLGGLRALYTHAGDRRVVVVACDMPFVASLGLLLAHAPAAPLVAPRREGRWEPFFSRHDPRVVAPIAEAHAAAGRLALQPLFDAVPATALDLPARELDDWDTPEDRAR, translated from the coding sequence ATGCTCGCCGACGCGGGCGAAGGCCCGCTCGGCGGACTTCGTGCACTCTACACACATGCGGGCGACCGGCGCGTCGTCGTCGTCGCGTGCGACATGCCGTTCGTCGCGTCGCTCGGGCTGCTCCTCGCGCACGCGCCGGCGGCGCCGCTCGTCGCGCCGCGACGCGAGGGACGGTGGGAGCCCTTCTTCTCGCGCCACGATCCGCGCGTCGTCGCGCCGATCGCGGAGGCGCACGCCGCCGCCGGCCGCCTCGCGCTGCAGCCCCTCTTCGACGCGGTCCCCGCCACCGCGCTCGACCTGCCCGCGCGCGAGCTCGACGACTGGGACACGCCGGAGGACCGCGCCCGATGA
- the fdhD gene encoding formate dehydrogenase accessory sulfurtransferase FdhD has product MRADEDRLDVVRAEERDGARDDRGGAVGRGEEALRDAAEARRGAAYEDAAERSRHARYDSAVAAKTITVERVRSGARAAEEDRVVVEEPLEIRVDDDTLAITMRTPGHDRELVLGFLLGEGIIRAKGDVASLANCGRPGDPGYANTIAVVLGPTARPPESERVRRGTMTTSACGVCGRRTLDDLFARIQPRRSEARFSAEAIAAAVAALRERQPLFDATGGCHAAALTDAAALEEAGPRAVVAALEDVGRHNAVDKVVGSRVLAGDLGVAGRLLVVSGRASFEIVQKALAAGVDAVASVSAPSSLAVDLAREGGLVLAGFVRGSDLVVYSGAERVD; this is encoded by the coding sequence ATGCGCGCCGACGAGGACCGGCTCGACGTCGTGCGCGCGGAGGAGCGCGACGGTGCGCGCGACGATCGAGGGGGAGCCGTCGGGCGCGGGGAGGAGGCCCTTCGCGACGCCGCCGAAGCGCGTCGCGGCGCCGCCTACGAAGATGCCGCCGAGCGCTCGCGCCACGCACGGTACGATAGCGCGGTGGCGGCGAAGACGATCACCGTAGAGCGCGTCCGCTCCGGCGCGCGCGCGGCGGAGGAGGACCGCGTCGTCGTCGAGGAGCCGCTCGAGATCCGCGTCGACGACGACACCCTCGCGATCACGATGCGGACACCGGGGCACGATCGCGAGCTCGTGCTGGGCTTCTTGCTCGGGGAAGGGATCATCCGCGCGAAGGGCGACGTGGCGAGCCTCGCGAACTGCGGGCGCCCGGGCGATCCCGGCTACGCGAACACGATCGCGGTCGTGCTCGGTCCGACCGCGCGGCCGCCGGAGAGCGAGCGGGTCCGGCGCGGGACGATGACGACGAGCGCGTGCGGCGTCTGCGGGCGGAGGACGCTCGACGATCTGTTCGCGCGGATCCAGCCGCGTCGCTCGGAGGCGCGCTTCTCCGCCGAAGCGATCGCCGCCGCGGTCGCCGCGCTCCGCGAACGCCAGCCGCTGTTCGACGCGACCGGCGGCTGCCACGCCGCCGCGCTCACGGACGCCGCCGCGCTCGAGGAGGCCGGACCGCGCGCGGTGGTCGCCGCGCTCGAGGACGTTGGGCGTCACAACGCGGTCGACAAGGTGGTCGGGAGCCGTGTCCTCGCGGGTGATCTCGGCGTGGCGGGGCGGCTCCTCGTCGTGAGCGGTCGCGCGAGCTTCGAGATCGTGCAGAAGGCGCTCGCGGCCGGCGTCGACGCGGTCGCGTCGGTGTCGGCGCCGTCGTCGCTCGCGGTCGATCTCGCGCGCGAGGGCGGCCTCGTCCTCGCCGGCTTCGTGCGCGGCTCGGACCTCGTCGTCTACTCCGGCGCCGAGCGCGTCGACTGA
- a CDS encoding FdhF/YdeP family oxidoreductase → MARRELDPPPVCPTYDKPAAGLPGVTHVMAYARSTSGLVRGTRALLRLNQVKGFDCPSCAWPDPHHRSFAEFCENGARATAHEADARRADAAFFAAHTIAELAEHDDYWLEQQGRLVTPLVKREGEARYEPLSYDDAYALIGEELSALRSPDELVLYTSGRASNEAAFLYQLFARAFGTNNLPDCSNMCHESSGVGLGDTIGVGKGTVQLEDFAAADLILILGQNPGTNHPRMLSTLAEARERGAAIVAINPLKEVGLVSFGHPQTVRGMLGLGERIASHYAQVRIGGDVALLKGMMKVVVAEDALDRAFLAEHTVGLDALLADLDATSWDDVVAESGLSREAIEELGLLYARAERVIACWAMGITQHKNGVDNVRAIVDLLLLRGNIGRPGAGVCPVRGHSNVQGDRTMGIYEKPSSDFLTRLDAATGITSPRAHGVDAVAAVGAFERGEARVFIGLGGNFVRAMSDCDRTAAALRKARLTVHVATKLNRSHLETGAIAVVLPCLARSERDVRAAGPQAVTVEDSMSRVHLSAGNLAPADEGLESEVAIVAGVAHATAKTSAVVDWPSLAADYDRVRDLIARVVDGFEDFNARVRAGEGFTLVNAASERRWDTPSGKAVLSVVPLVGRRLAADELVLMTIRSHDQFNTTIYGKDDRYRGVYGRRDVIFMHEADMLYRGIAAEDAVVVTSRFEGTTRTLAGFRALPYDVPRGNVAGYYPETNPLVPLESFADESRTPTSKSVVVTIARAPA, encoded by the coding sequence ATGGCTCGTCGTGAGCTCGATCCTCCGCCGGTATGCCCGACGTACGACAAGCCCGCCGCCGGCTTGCCCGGCGTCACGCACGTGATGGCGTACGCGCGCTCGACCTCGGGCCTCGTGCGCGGGACGAGGGCGCTCTTGCGCCTCAACCAGGTGAAGGGCTTCGACTGCCCGAGCTGCGCGTGGCCCGATCCACACCACCGCTCGTTCGCCGAGTTCTGCGAGAACGGCGCGCGCGCCACCGCGCACGAGGCCGACGCCCGTCGCGCCGACGCCGCGTTCTTCGCCGCGCACACGATCGCCGAGCTCGCGGAGCACGACGACTACTGGCTCGAGCAGCAGGGACGCCTCGTCACGCCGCTCGTGAAGCGGGAGGGAGAGGCGCGCTACGAGCCGCTCTCGTACGACGACGCCTACGCGCTGATCGGCGAGGAGCTCTCGGCGCTGCGGTCGCCGGACGAGCTCGTGCTCTACACCTCCGGCCGCGCGAGCAACGAGGCCGCGTTCCTCTACCAGCTCTTCGCGCGCGCGTTCGGAACGAACAACCTCCCGGACTGCAGCAACATGTGCCACGAGTCGAGCGGCGTCGGCCTCGGCGACACGATCGGGGTGGGGAAGGGCACGGTGCAGCTCGAGGACTTCGCGGCGGCCGATCTGATCCTCATCCTCGGGCAGAACCCGGGCACGAACCACCCGCGCATGTTGAGCACCCTCGCCGAGGCGCGCGAGCGCGGCGCCGCGATCGTCGCGATCAACCCGCTGAAGGAGGTCGGCCTCGTCTCGTTCGGACATCCGCAGACCGTGCGCGGGATGCTCGGCCTCGGCGAGCGGATCGCCTCGCACTACGCGCAGGTGCGCATCGGCGGCGACGTCGCGCTCTTGAAGGGCATGATGAAGGTGGTCGTCGCGGAGGACGCGCTCGATCGCGCGTTCCTCGCCGAGCACACCGTCGGCCTCGACGCGCTGCTCGCCGATCTCGACGCGACGTCATGGGACGACGTCGTCGCGGAGAGCGGCCTCTCGCGCGAGGCGATCGAGGAGCTCGGCCTCCTCTACGCGCGAGCGGAGCGCGTCATCGCGTGCTGGGCGATGGGGATCACGCAGCACAAGAACGGCGTCGACAACGTGCGCGCGATCGTCGACCTGCTCCTCCTCCGCGGCAACATCGGCCGCCCCGGCGCCGGGGTCTGCCCGGTGCGCGGACACAGCAACGTGCAGGGCGACCGCACGATGGGCATCTACGAGAAGCCGTCGTCCGACTTCCTCACGCGGCTCGATGCGGCGACCGGCATCACGTCGCCGCGGGCGCACGGCGTCGACGCGGTCGCGGCGGTGGGCGCGTTCGAGCGCGGTGAGGCGCGCGTGTTCATCGGCCTCGGCGGCAACTTCGTGCGCGCGATGAGCGACTGCGATCGCACCGCCGCCGCGCTGCGGAAGGCGCGGCTCACCGTGCACGTGGCGACGAAGCTGAACCGCTCGCACCTCGAGACCGGCGCGATCGCGGTCGTGCTCCCGTGCCTCGCGCGCTCGGAGCGCGACGTGCGCGCGGCGGGCCCGCAGGCGGTGACGGTCGAGGACTCGATGAGCCGCGTCCACCTCAGCGCGGGCAACCTCGCGCCGGCGGACGAGGGGCTGGAGAGCGAGGTCGCGATCGTCGCCGGCGTCGCGCACGCCACCGCGAAGACGAGCGCGGTCGTCGACTGGCCGTCGCTCGCCGCCGATTACGATCGCGTCCGCGACCTCATCGCCCGCGTCGTCGACGGCTTCGAGGACTTCAACGCGCGCGTGCGCGCCGGCGAAGGGTTCACGCTCGTGAACGCCGCGAGTGAACGGCGGTGGGACACGCCGAGCGGCAAGGCGGTGCTGTCCGTCGTCCCGCTCGTCGGCCGCCGCCTCGCCGCGGACGAGCTCGTGCTGATGACGATCCGGAGCCACGACCAGTTCAACACCACGATCTACGGCAAGGACGATCGCTACCGCGGCGTCTACGGGCGGCGCGACGTGATCTTCATGCACGAGGCGGACATGCTGTACCGCGGCATCGCGGCCGAGGACGCCGTCGTCGTGACGAGCCGCTTCGAGGGCACGACGCGCACGCTCGCGGGCTTCCGCGCGCTCCCCTACGACGTCCCGCGCGGCAACGTCGCGGGCTACTACCCGGAGACGAACCCGCTCGTCCCGCTCGAGAGCTTCGCCGACGAGAGCCGCACCCCGACGTCGAAGTCGGTCGTCGTCACGATCGCGCGTGCGCCGGCGTAG